Proteins co-encoded in one Chitinophagales bacterium genomic window:
- a CDS encoding serine protease, whose product MLLWTQVDALQNHLSPILLNNQVEQPSTYTFPNHVVTDTNKDSIIHLLSGIKYVIIDLTTQEQQKADMDEYPIIDQLAAYFQEMGFKEIAYKTNDKTRLLLSVPTFCDLIRVRFNMTPKEDYYENIQLRLQTCRNDYVTFTYKEKFYQNENFLQNLYAIFLLFYNKQIPYNPQNRLKLSSNPIVTTKEAALTYLKENALSIDNVEGIFEKIPYYDFYKKKHTVAIIKNTKGNYDIIYLQGASNYLDWQEGEWMGEITPTSKEGKFEEVKWTTPDKILQINSFISLQDKNTFSLQFKNHYDTYTYQRLGNTTSITNTVTLEGKGVSGSGILVDKEGYIITSYNVVENAKTINVVLPKTDEETQDIWSAKLIASNPYLDLALLKISDENIPFCPPIPYSLHHQECDIGEKVFALGYPLVASMGMHPKLATGSISSVNSSQNTISTYQTTVQVYAGNSGSPLFDYHGRLIGIIKTKHVDAVKVSYSLKSSSILQFLKETNLFDITNLTNTSNIIENQPLTEQIKRLQPFVYYIYSY is encoded by the coding sequence ATGCTTTTATGGACGCAAGTAGATGCACTTCAAAATCACCTATCACCGATATTATTGAATAATCAAGTGGAACAACCTTCTACTTATACCTTTCCTAACCATGTGGTTACAGATACCAACAAAGATTCCATCATCCATCTATTGTCAGGTATCAAATACGTAATAATAGACTTGACTACTCAGGAACAGCAAAAAGCAGATATGGATGAGTATCCAATTATTGACCAATTAGCTGCGTATTTTCAAGAAATGGGATTCAAAGAAATAGCCTACAAAACGAATGATAAAACAAGGCTGTTGTTGAGCGTACCCACTTTCTGTGATTTGATTCGGGTGCGTTTCAATATGACCCCAAAGGAAGATTATTATGAAAACATTCAATTAAGGCTTCAAACATGTCGAAATGATTATGTTACATTCACTTACAAAGAAAAATTTTATCAGAATGAAAATTTCTTGCAAAACCTGTATGCCATTTTTTTACTTTTTTATAACAAACAAATTCCATATAATCCTCAAAACCGTTTGAAGTTATCTTCAAATCCTATTGTCACCACCAAAGAAGCCGCCTTAACTTACCTCAAAGAAAATGCTCTTTCAATAGATAACGTTGAAGGTATATTTGAGAAAATTCCTTACTATGATTTTTACAAGAAAAAACATACCGTTGCAATTATCAAAAATACAAAAGGCAATTACGATATTATTTACTTACAAGGTGCCAGCAATTATTTGGATTGGCAAGAAGGCGAATGGATGGGAGAAATCACACCTACTTCAAAGGAAGGCAAATTTGAAGAAGTGAAGTGGACAACTCCTGATAAAATACTCCAAATCAATAGCTTTATTTCTTTACAAGACAAAAATACCTTTTCACTGCAATTCAAAAACCACTATGATACCTATACCTACCAAAGATTGGGAAATACTACTTCCATTACCAATACCGTGACCCTTGAGGGTAAAGGTGTATCAGGAAGCGGTATTTTGGTAGATAAAGAAGGTTATATAATCACCAGTTACAATGTGGTAGAAAATGCCAAAACAATCAACGTTGTTCTTCCCAAAACAGATGAAGAAACGCAAGACATATGGTCGGCAAAACTGATAGCTTCAAATCCTTATCTTGATTTAGCCTTGTTGAAAATCAGTGACGAAAATATTCCATTTTGTCCTCCAATCCCTTATTCGCTTCATCATCAAGAATGTGATATAGGTGAAAAAGTGTTTGCCTTGGGGTATCCTTTGGTCGCTTCTATGGGTATGCACCCTAAGTTGGCAACTGGATCGATCAGTTCAGTGAATAGTTCTCAAAATACTATATCTACTTACCAAACCACCGTACAAGTGTATGCAGGAAATAGTGGCAGCCCTTTGTTTGACTATCATGGCAGGCTCATAGGAATAATAAAAACCAAACATGTCGATGCGGTCAAAGTTTCTTATTCCCTCAAATCATCTTCTATCCTTCAATTTTTGAAGGAAACCAACTTATTCGACATCACCAATTTAACAAATACTTCAAATATTATAGAGAATCAGCCACTTACTGAACAAATTAAAAGATTGCAGCCATTTGTTTATTATATTTACAGTTATTGA
- a CDS encoding VTT domain-containing protein, with translation MITTIHDFLFHLDSFLYQIVNLYPFLSYFLFFAIVFFETAFIPLTPILPGHGLLIVVGALAARGIVNLQLAIPALILGGILGNMMAYRLGQYFGPSIFGRISWLNQKHYDEAHQFYEQHGSIAFVLSRFVPMVRVLMPFVAGIAQMNYSDFMKGNVLSMIFWVLSLTLVTYYLGHIPFIQQKFITIVIGIAVVGFITLLLAVFRSHFKNKQL, from the coding sequence ATGATAACAACCATCCATGATTTTCTCTTCCATCTGGACAGCTTTCTATATCAGATAGTGAATCTCTATCCTTTCTTATCTTACTTTTTATTTTTCGCAATCGTCTTCTTCGAAACGGCTTTCATTCCTCTCACTCCTATCCTCCCAGGGCATGGATTGTTGATAGTAGTTGGAGCATTGGCTGCCAGAGGAATCGTCAACCTTCAATTGGCTATCCCTGCATTGATATTGGGTGGCATACTCGGCAATATGATGGCGTACAGATTGGGACAATATTTCGGGCCGTCTATTTTTGGGCGCATTTCTTGGCTCAATCAAAAACACTACGATGAAGCCCATCAATTTTACGAACAACATGGCAGTATAGCTTTTGTGCTTTCCAGATTTGTGCCAATGGTGCGGGTTTTGATGCCTTTTGTAGCAGGAATTGCTCAGATGAATTACAGCGATTTTATGAAGGGTAATGTGCTGAGCATGATTTTTTGGGTACTAAGTCTTACTTTGGTAACCTACTATTTGGGGCATATCCCTTTTATTCAGCAAAAATTTATAACAATTGTTATTGGAATAGCAGTTGTGGGTTTTATCACCTTATTGCTAGCTGTTTTTCGTTCTCACTTCAAAAATAAACAATTGTAG
- the nhaD gene encoding sodium:proton antiporter NhaD, which produces MYWFLILVFVLGYLFIALEHSIHVDKAASAILTGVLCWTILVFGSGSLLGAHPELAGHLEETTHFIDEALLEHVGEIAEILFFLLAAMTIVEMIDAHKGFQVVTDKITTTSRIKLLWIICTLTFFFSAVLDNLTTAIVMAALLKKLIHKKEDLWFFGGMVVIAANAGGAWSPIGDVTTIMLWIGGQITAMNIIITLFIPSVLCLLLPLLVVTARVKGNIERPKLSKHSSGHVEQDVSNFEQKFVFWFGVGGLLFVPVFKSVTHLPPFMGMLLSLGALWVLTELIHRHKANESKKGLSVSGVIRRIDTPSILFFLGILLAVASLQTAGHLRDLATILSNQFSSIYIINTFIGLLSAVVDNVPLVAGAMGMYSLETYAPDNTFWELLAYCAGTGGSALIIGSAAGVAIMGLLRIDFMWYLKNISWLALIGYFSGIAFLYLARG; this is translated from the coding sequence ATGTACTGGTTCCTAATATTGGTTTTCGTATTGGGTTATTTGTTTATTGCCCTCGAACATTCCATTCACGTAGACAAAGCAGCGTCTGCTATTTTGACAGGCGTATTGTGTTGGACAATTTTAGTTTTTGGTAGCGGCAGTTTATTGGGAGCGCATCCCGAATTAGCCGGCCATTTAGAGGAAACTACTCATTTTATAGACGAAGCACTGCTCGAACACGTAGGTGAGATTGCCGAAATCTTGTTTTTTCTGTTGGCTGCTATGACCATAGTTGAGATGATTGATGCCCACAAAGGTTTTCAAGTAGTAACTGACAAAATCACTACAACAAGTCGCATTAAACTACTTTGGATTATTTGCACGCTTACCTTTTTCTTCTCTGCTGTGCTTGACAACTTGACGACTGCAATTGTAATGGCAGCACTACTCAAAAAACTGATTCACAAAAAAGAAGACTTGTGGTTTTTTGGAGGAATGGTGGTCATTGCAGCCAATGCAGGAGGTGCATGGTCGCCGATTGGAGATGTGACTACAATCATGCTGTGGATTGGAGGACAAATTACAGCAATGAACATTATTATTACTCTTTTCATACCCAGTGTATTGTGTTTGTTATTGCCTTTATTGGTAGTGACAGCAAGAGTGAAAGGAAATATAGAACGTCCTAAATTGTCAAAACATTCATCTGGTCATGTGGAACAAGATGTATCAAATTTTGAACAGAAATTTGTGTTTTGGTTTGGCGTAGGCGGATTGTTGTTTGTACCTGTTTTCAAAAGTGTAACCCACCTTCCCCCTTTTATGGGCATGTTGTTGAGTTTGGGTGCCTTGTGGGTATTGACTGAACTTATTCACCGCCACAAAGCAAACGAGTCCAAAAAAGGTTTGTCCGTTTCAGGTGTTATTCGGCGCATTGATACTCCCAGTATTTTGTTCTTTTTGGGCATCTTATTGGCAGTAGCGAGCCTTCAAACAGCAGGTCATTTGCGGGATTTAGCAACTATATTAAGCAACCAATTTTCAAGTATTTATATCATCAATACCTTCATAGGATTGCTATCTGCCGTAGTAGACAATGTGCCTTTGGTAGCAGGGGCAATGGGAATGTATTCGTTGGAAACCTATGCTCCTGACAATACTTTTTGGGAACTATTAGCCTATTGTGCTGGAACAGGTGGAAGTGCCTTAATTATTGGTTCGGCAGCAGGAGTAGCGATTATGGGCTTGCTGAGAATTGATTTTATGTGGTATTTGAAGAACATCAGTTGGTTGGCACTAATTGGATATTTTTCGGGCATTGCATTTTTGTATCTGGCAAGAGGATAA